The Acidimicrobiales bacterium genomic sequence TCGGCGCGCTGGCGCAGATGCAGGCGCAGATGCGCCAGCAGGAGCAACGAATGGCCCACATCGTCGACGAGCTCGACGAGTGGAAAGAGGCGGCGCTGCGCGAAGTCCGCACGTTCCTCGAGTCGGCGGTGTTCGAAGTCGACGCCGACACCCTCATCAAGACCAAGACCAACGGACGGTCGCGCGCTAGTGCCAACTGACACCTGGTGGAACCTCCCGCCCGACAAGCGGGAGCGCATCATCCATGCAGCCAAGGTCGAGTTCGCCAAGGGCGGCTTCTCGGCTGGGAGCCTGAACGTCATCTCCCGCGACGCCGGCATCGCCAAGGGATCGCTCTTCCAGTACTTCACGGACAAGCTCGACCTGTTCGCCACCATCTGCGACGCCGGCAGCGAGGACATCCAGGCGGCGGCCCTCAAAGGCGTCGACCCCGACACCATGGGTTACTTCGAAGCGGTGCACCGGATGATGACCAACTGGCTGCGATTCTTCCGCGCCCACCCCGTCGAGCGCGGCATCGCCTTCGCCGCGGCCAACGAGGTCGACCCTGAGGCCCGCGCCGCCGTACGGTCGATCACGAACGAGCGCTTCGTCACGGTCTTCGCCCCGATGGCCAAGCGAGCCGCCGACCTCGGTGAACTCCGGCCCGGCGTCGACACGGATCAGCTCGTAGCCATGACCGTCATGTTGTTCCGCCACCTCAACTCGGCGCCCTTCTACGAGCACATGGATCCGGTGCTCGACCTCACGCGCAAGTCCGCCAAGGAGGTCGAACGCATCAGCCACGAGCTGGTCGAAGCCCTCGCCCGCGCCTACACCGGGTAGTCGCGGATCGGCTACGTATCCGCGACGGTGTCGCCGGCGGCGGCGCGGATCTTGCGGACGAGGCGCACGAGGTCGTTCAGTTCGTCGTCGGTGAGGCCGACGGTGGCGAACAGCTTCACGTTGAGTTCGTCGACGGCGCGGTCGAAGAGCTTGCGGCCCTTCGGCGTGATCTCGGCGAGGGTGGCGCGGGCGTCGTCGGGGTGCGAGACGCGGCGGCACAGATCGGCGGCTTCGAGCCGGTCGATGGCGTTGGTGACCGTCGCCGGCGTGATCCACAACTGGTCGCCGAGCCGGCCGAGCGTGAGAGGCGGATTGAACCGCAGCATGCCGAGGACTTGGTAGCGGGCGAAGGTGAGCCCGAGCGGGCGCAGGATGTCGGTCGCT encodes the following:
- a CDS encoding MarR family transcriptional regulator, giving the protein ATDILRPLGLTFARYQVLGMLRFNPPLTLGRLGDQLWITPATVTNAIDRLEAADLCRRVSHPDDARATLAEITPKGRKLFDRAVDELNVKLFATVGLTDDELNDLVRLVRKIRAAAGDTVADT
- a CDS encoding TetR/AcrR family transcriptional regulator; amino-acid sequence: MPTDTWWNLPPDKRERIIHAAKVEFAKGGFSAGSLNVISRDAGIAKGSLFQYFTDKLDLFATICDAGSEDIQAAALKGVDPDTMGYFEAVHRMMTNWLRFFRAHPVERGIAFAAANEVDPEARAAVRSITNERFVTVFAPMAKRAADLGELRPGVDTDQLVAMTVMLFRHLNSAPFYEHMDPVLDLTRKSAKEVERISHELVEALARAYTG